A single region of the Anticarsia gemmatalis isolate Benzon Research Colony breed Stoneville strain chromosome 19, ilAntGemm2 primary, whole genome shotgun sequence genome encodes:
- the Wsck gene encoding tyrosine-protein kinase Wsck, which produces MERQYYIFVLLSLCAWGCSGDRGDYIGCYKLMVENVLNTHTGQSVDVCLSACEQVYYKYAIIGNESTCFCGNAPGQFQLPLETCSTPCPKNDTQMCGGEGAASVYDTEVFSPGPPATVTVSNITETTVRVRWTAPDAYSYITGYVIRAIVVETYADNTLVDLEWRVFNNTFFTELLNLHAGTKYQIGVAAVNDVFEGPNKTTIVETVIGTPDPSPPDIQIRDRKGDRMVVFIPEAKNYNGPVSMYRIVVSIELYQQGFIVDTLGNYSYAADQGLPYYITAELDPDYIKHDFIIGDRSTYNGFYNAPLPLTNDIDVSLGVVSEKNHVKKIRYAESTKKIILNINEPEETSPLVIALGAAIAISVVLLLIGVGFLIILRKRIELARVQRGSQSMPLSLSEPCMEIENSGFIQEDDERVDYYGNLKRKLWNIPRNLIDIDISCVIGVGSYGKFTKGKVQQHGAQTSGLIQVVADRELERSDKKLMLQELDLLIKSSEHENVISLIGFCETNTTLFVVLEDSKLVLKETLLQSRHRDLQNNKFCLQPENRILQYFVDIARGMDYLHSKKILHKRLSCRNIAIGDNGIAKVSGFGLSHMRPLHETPDYTRWTSHEMLRQTRFNPKADVWSFGILMWEALTIGATPYFHSSNKDVAARILRGMRPSQPSYVGDELFQLCLQCWQVDPDERPSFTALVQELKPFVEAPGCRSLSFTHYNGFEYEPHVPQYEIVS; this is translated from the coding sequence ATGGAGAGACAGTATTACATATTTGTGTTGTTATCTTTGTGTGCATGGGGCTGTAGCGGTGACCGCGGCGACTACATCGGCTGCTACAAGCTGATGGTGGAAAATGTGTTGAACACACACACTGGACAGTCAGTAGACGTATGTCTGTCGGCGTGCGAGCAGGTCTACTACAAATACGCTATAATAGGTAACGAGTCCACTTGCTTCTGCGGGAACGCGCCAGGACAGTTCCAGTTGCCTTTAGAAACATGTTCAACTCCATGTCCTAAGAATGACACTCAAATGTGTGGTGGTGAAGGAGCAGCTAGCGTTTACGACACCGAGGTGTTCTCCCCAGGACCGCCGGCGACGGTAACAGTCTCTAACATCACTGAAACAACAGTGAGAGTCCGCTGGACGGCTCCAGATGCCTACTCATACATAACAGGGTATGTCATCAGAGCTATTGTGGTTGAAACATATGCAGATAATACATTAGTAGATCTTGAATGGAGAGTATTCAATAATACTTTCTTTACTGAGTTATTGAACCTACATGCAGGGACTAAGTATCAAATTGGAGTGGCAGCAGTCAATGATGTGTTTGAAGGACCAAACAAGACCACTATAGTTGAAACTGTGATTGGTACTCCTGACCCAAGCCCCCCAGATATACAGATCAGGGATAGGAAGGGAGACAGGATGGTCGTGTTCATCCCTGAAGCCAAGAACTACAATGGGCCAGTATCTATGTATAGAATTGTAGTCTCTATTGAGTTATACCAACAAGGGTTTATCGTTGATACCCTCGGTAACTACAGCTATGCAGCTGACCAAGGTCTACCCTACTACATCACAGCTGAATTAGACCCTGATTACATTAAACATGACTTCATAATAGGTGACAGGAGCACTTATAATGGCTTCTACAATGCTCCATTACCTTTAACTAATGATATTGATGTGTCTTTGGGTGTTGTGAGTGAAAAAAACCatgtaaagaaaataagataTGCAGAATCAACTAAAAagatcattttaaatattaatgagcCTGAGGAAACTTCTCCTTTAGTGATAGCACTCGGAGCAGCAATTGCCATCAGTGTAGTACTACTGTTAATAGGTGTTGGCTTCCTCATCATACTTAGAAAGAGAATAGAACTAGCTAGAGTGCAGCGAGGCTCTCAGTCTATGCCTTTGAGCTTAAGTGAACCTTGCATGGAGATAGAAAACTCTGGCTTTATACAAGAAGATGATGAAAGAGTAGACTACTATGGAAACTTGAAAAGAAAGCTCTGGAACATACCGAGGAACTTGATAGATATTGATATTTCATGTGTCATAGGTGTGGGTAGTTATGGCAAGTTTACTAAAGGGAAAGTACAGCAGCACGGAGCACAGACCTCAGGGCTTATACAAGTGGTAGCTGACAGAGAACTGGAGAGATCTGACAAGAAACTGATGCTGCAGGAGCTGGACCTCCTCATTAAATCCAGTGAACATGAAAATGTGATATCTCTTATAGGCTTCTGTGAAACTAATACTACACTCTTTGTAGTCCTAGAAGACTCTAAGCTGGTCTTAAAAGAAACGCTACTACAAAGTCGTCACAGAGATCTACAGAACAACAAGTTCTGTCTTCAACCAGAGAATAGAATCCTACAATACTTTGTAGACATAGCTAGAGGCATGGACTACTTGCACAGTAAGAAGATACTGCACAAGCGATTAAGTTGTAGGAATATTGCGATAGGCGATAACGGTATCGCGAAAGTGTCGGGCTTCGGTCTATCGCACATGAGACCGTTACACGAGACTCCAGACTACACGCGGTGGACTTCACACGAGATGCTGCGACAAACACGGTTCAATCCTAAGGCCGATGTTTGGTCGTTTGGCATCTTAATGTGGGAGGCGCTGACGATCGGCGCGACTCCTTACTTCCATAGCTCTAATAAAGACGTCGCGGCGCGTATTCTGCGCGGCATGCGACCGTCACAACCCTCGTACGTGGGTGATGAACTGTTCCAACTGTGTCTGCAGTGCTGGCAGGTGGACCCGGACGAGAGACCTTCTTTCACAGCCTTAGTGCAGGAGCTGAAGCCGTTCGTCGAAGCTCCCGGCTGTCGCAGTCTTAGCTTTACTCATTACAATGGCTTCGAATACGAACCGCACGTACCGCAGTACGAAATCGTCTCATAG
- the LOC142981070 gene encoding uncharacterized protein LOC142981070 has product MSTRSGKRIHSSFHENTAVVEPEPTAKSERKTRGKRAKENLEDLSVALFKNKKRNNYVTYPTDDELNGDVAKKDDEIKPSRVLRKNALKEHNIVENSEVQETTTNDAKSLIRKSRRWKKNEDAHDTEEAENHENVATEVIEQPKPKKNKKKKKGTIQITNTSQDEVPAKKASPEKEVTTKKSKKKKKKVKQSTEVVEDIQQNNSKMSMDSFHSAAGSPDGKIDSGPSENGPEKLNTTFEKEEPENNSKRLSKADVLPETVTDTVPMDVEDTKPNGIIEKRSKKRKSMTKDSTFDKSQASMITDDTEKEVNSTKELKDRHSSIKDTTFQTNKVEKDNTINISSTSLRGRTSNIKNSTFNNSNTSVLNNIEKDTEPNLNTSKFKQRKSINTTFEKSKTSIADKLIETAESSNMSLKQLRRRKSLTTTIDKIVNTTFEKDSEMKDRTFEKSNTSILNGKDLQKSTENLNTLVTRSSRRKSYSGTTNNTTFDKDSEVKNSTFDKTTVSKVENDVLNTSNISNKSLRSRKSLNNNTFDKEKADTTYEKVKDSTVSKDINSESISKDKSTINVTYEKTNETFEKDSSSSFDAFKKGANNRKSSIRDVSFDKNSSIQSLSKEDFEKTENVLSSSTIKNSMKRQSMVFDTTTTKNLNSTFDKQTEPKRKSLRLSTADVLNTTFDKSAEKQESKSSLISSDNSVSDKSDVSRISITSDDTTENIVNTTPVLIESSMDESQIKEPEKEVSAPQTPLKREGTFTKESPVKVQSPLTPGRRSSGAPTAGCTPYHVGKSSQKKHMLNVTRSIEKRASVEAAPRMTRVMFCSPVDNPMIVVEKKKIIKSNLKGSNKSFVFDDSVSVPRAGRKRSYTQSDAEEARAKRSRLTEDLQHSVDRLSRPRTTSAAAKFTNTTPKKGTPGPKSEVKLSRTKLPNFAALHQKQFDKMESLDECQERKAKRAKQLLTPTGSTNIVDRISPKNNTEPQKPVATKDPKKPKEKTDTPTKRLPTLESLRPGFTRFGFKLNYDINPFSVPAKDRKPKETVPKEKVNGGLLRQGTLPSLTGATSIRKEVAKQTVMREKSFGEKRNVKRNENRTIIKGVRTNRRFELQMKLRNID; this is encoded by the exons ATGTCCACGCGATCCGGAAAAC GGATTCACAGTTCTTTTCACGAAAACACAGCAGTTGTGGAGCCCGAGCCTACTGCAAAGAGTGAGAGGAAGACTCGAGGCAAACGCGCCAAGGAGAACTTGGAAGACCTAAGCGTtgctttgtttaaaaacaagaaaaggAATAACTATGTGACTTACCCAACTGACGATGAATTGAACGGAGATGTAGCGAAGAAAGATGACGAGATCAAACCCAGCAGGGTTTTGAGGAAGAACGCTCTCAAAGAGCACAACATTGTTGAGAACAGTGAAGTGCAGGAAACGACGACTAACGACGCTAAAAGTCTAATAAGAAAATCGCGTCGGTGGAAGAAAAATGAAGACGCTCATGACACCGAGGAGGCTGAAAACCATGAAAATGTGGCCACAGAAGTCATTGAACAGCCAAAACCCAAAAagaacaagaaaaagaagaaaggCACAATTCAAATAACTAATACATCTCAAGATGAGGTTCCCGCCAAAAAAGCCTCTCCTGAAAAAGAGGTCACCACCAAAAAGtcaaaaaagaagaagaaaaaagtaaaacaaagtaCTGAGGTAGTTGAAGATATTCAACAGAATAACTCTAAGATGTCTATGGACTCATTCCACAGTGCTGCTGGCAGCCCTGATGGTAAAATTGACTCTGGCCCATCAGAAAATGGTCCTGAAAAACTTAACACGACATTTGAGAAAGAAGAACCTGAGAATAATAGCAAAAGACTATCTAAAGCAGATGTTTTGCCTGAAACAGTCACTGATACTGTGCCTATGGATGTCGAAGATACCAAACCAAATGGGATTATAGAGAAAAGATCAAAGAAACGTAAATCAATGACTAAAGACAGCACATTTGACAAAAGCCAAGCTTCCATGATCACCGATGATACTGAAAAAGAGGTAAACAGTACAAAAGAACTCAAAGATAGGCATTCCAGCATTAAAGATACTACTTTTCAGACTAACAAGGTTGAAAAAgataatactattaatatttctaGTACTTCTCTAAGAGGACGAACATCGAACATCAAAAACTCCACATTTAATAACAGCAATACATCTGTCTTAAATAACATAGAAAAAGATACTGAACCAAACCtaaatacttcaaaatttaaGCAAAGAAAGTCAATAAATACTACGTTTGAGAAAAGCAAAACGTCTATTGCCGACAAATTGATTGAGACCGCTGAAAGTTCTAACATGTCACTGAAGCAATTAAGACGCAGAAAATCACTGACTACTACTATTGATAAAATAGTTAATACAACTTTTGAAAAAGATTCCGAAATGAAAGACAGGACTTTTGAAAAGAGTAATACATCAATTTTGAATGGAAAAGATTTACAGAAAAGTACGGAAAACTTAAACACATTGGTAACTAGATCATCTAGAAGGAAGTCATACAGTGGTACTACAAACAATACTACATTTGACAAAGACAGTGAAGTAAAGAATTCTACTTTTGATAAAACAACTGTTTCTAAAGTCGAAAATGATGTCTTAAACActtcaaatatttcaaacaagtCACTAAGAAGTAGGAAATCTCTGAACAATAATACTTTTGACAAGGAAAAGGCTGATACAACATATGAAAAGGTAAAAGACAGCACTGTGTCAAAAGATATCAATTCAGAGAGTATTTCAAAAGATAAATCAACAATAAATGTTACTTATGAGAAAACAAACGAAACTTTCGAAAAAGATTCTTCAAGTTCATTTGACGCTTTCAAGAAAGGTGCTAATAACAGAAAATCTAGTATCAGAGACGTTAGTTTTGACAAGAACTCATCAATTCAGAGCTTAAGTAAAGAAGATTTTGAGAAGACAGAAAATGTACTCTCTAGTTCCACTATAAAGAACTCTATGAAACGTCAAAGCATGGTTTTTGATACCACAACAACTAAAAACCTTAATTCTACATTTGATAAACAAACAGAACCGAAAAGAAAGTCTCTCAGATTGTCTACAGCTGATGTACTTAACACAACATTTGACAAAAGTGCGGAAAAACAGGAATCCAAATCGTCCCTAATAAGTTCAGACAACAGTGTTTCAGACAAGTCTGATGTCTCCCGTATTAGTATAACCAGTGATGATACAACTGAAAACATTGTTAACACTACCCCGGTTTTAATCGAGAGCAGTATGGATGAATCACAGATCAAAGAACCGGAGAAAGAGGTCTCAGCACCGCAAACACCTTTGAAACGTgaagggacttttacaaaagaGAGTCCGGTCAAAGTGCAGTCTCCGTTGACTCCTGGGAGACGTAGTTCTGGAGCGCCTACCGCTGGCTGCACTCCTTACCATGTTGGGAAGAGTTCTCAAAAGAAGCATATGCTCAATGTAACCCGGTCTATAGAGAAGAGAGCCTCTGTAGAAGCTGCTCCGAGAATGACCAGGGTCATGTTTTGCAGTCCCGTTGATAATCCCATGATTGTAGTGGaaaagaagaagattattaagTCTAATCTTAAAGGATCTAATAAGAGCTTTGTTTTTGATGATAGTG TGTCAGTTCCCCGCGCGGGCCGCAAGCGCTCGTACACCCAGAGCGACGCGGAGGAGGCTCGCGCCAAGCGCTCCCGCCTCACGGAGGACCTGCAACACTCCGTCGACAGACTGTCACGACCCAGGACCACTAGTGCCGCAG CAAAATTCACGAACACCACGCCTAAGAAAGGCACTCCGGGCCCCAAGTCCGAAGTGAAGTTGTCCCGCACGAAGCTGCCTAACTTCGCGGCGCTCCACCAGAAGCAGTTTGACAAGATGGAGTCGCTGGACGAGTGCCAGGAGAGGAAGGCGAAGAGGGCTAAGCAGCTGCTCACTCCAACTGGCTCTACCAATATTGTGGACAGAATTAGTCCTAAGA ATAACACCGAGCCCCAAAAACCAGTAGCAACAAAAGACCCAAAGAAACCAAAAGAAAAGACGGACACGCCGACCAAAAGGCTCCCCACCCTGGAGTCCTTGCGTCCAGGGTTCACCAGGTTTGGCTTCAAGCTTAACTACGACATAAACCCTTTCAGCGTTCCAGCCAAAGACCGGAAACCTAAAGAAACGGTACCTAAAGAGAAAGTAAATGGCGGCCTTCTAAGGCAAGGTACCCTTCCATCATTGACCGGAGCGACGTCTATAAGGAAAGAAGTGGCAAAACAAACTGTGATGAGAGAGAAGAGCTTCGGAGAGAAGCGCAATGTGAAGAGAAATGAGAATAGAACGATTATTAAAGGAGTGAGGACTAATCGCAGGTTCGAGTTGCAGATGAAACTTAGGAATATTGATTAA